The genomic DNA GCACCGGTGACGCTCCCCGCTGCCTGCGGATTTAGGTGGAAGCATCTGAGGTTATTTTTCATAATAATCTTATAAGAGAGCTTCATTTTCGTTTCGTTCAGTGGTACGGCCCATGGTACAATGACCCCGTCCGGCGACGGTGCCGGACAAAAATTTCCGTCCCCGGCCCGAGGGAGAAGGAGAGTCGCCATGTCAACTCTGGAGTTCTACAAGGATCCCGATAGCTTCTCTTCCATAAAGTCCCAGGCGCGAACCACCATTGAGACCGCGTTTTACGGAAACAACGTGGTTCCCGTCGCCAATCTCCGCGAAGCGTACGATCTTGCCCGGACCAGTCCCGGAACAGTGGAGCTTACGGGCATGCCGGTGTACCGTCCCGAAGGGCAGGGACTGCCTTCCGGGAGCAACGTCCTGCTGATGAACGACGGTTCCGTGGTGGGCCGGTGCGCCGCCGCACGGAAGATTGTGGGGGAACCGGGGGTGAATATGGGAGAACTTGCGCCCGTTCTCAGGGAGGCGGTGTATGGAAGCCGGTTCCGCACCTTTTACGCGGCCGAGGCCTATATCGGCCTCGAAAAAGATTTCATGGTCAAGGCCCATCTCCTCGCCCCGAAAAACCACGAGAACCTGGTGTACAACTGGATGCTGAACTTCCAGTACCTGAACAAAACCTATATCGACATGTACAGGGAATCCCGGGCGCTTCCCGACGGCGACATCTTCATGTTCGCCGATCCCGACTGGACGAGCCCCGAGTACCCCCTCGGCCTTGCCTTTTTCGATCCCGTCCACAACTGTGCCGCCGTCCTCGGCATGCGCTATTTCGGCGAGCTGAAAAAGGGAACCCTCACCCTCGCCTGGGGCACCGCCGTGCGGAACGGCTTTGCATCCTGCCACGGGGGACTGAAGCGGTACAACTTGAAAAGCGGACGGTCCTTCGTCTCCGCCGTGTTCGGCCTCTCCGGCTCGGGAAAGTCCACCCTGACCCACGCCCGCCACG from Aminivibrio sp. includes the following:
- a CDS encoding phosphoenolpyruvate carboxykinase (ATP) produces the protein MSTLEFYKDPDSFSSIKSQARTTIETAFYGNNVVPVANLREAYDLARTSPGTVELTGMPVYRPEGQGLPSGSNVLLMNDGSVVGRCAAARKIVGEPGVNMGELAPVLREAVYGSRFRTFYAAEAYIGLEKDFMVKAHLLAPKNHENLVYNWMLNFQYLNKTYIDMYRESRALPDGDIFMFADPDWTSPEYPLGLAFFDPVHNCAAVLGMRYFGELKKGTLTLAWGTAVRNGFASCHGGLKRYNLKSGRSFVSAVFGLSGSGKSTLTHARHGGKYDITVLHDDAFIINVKEKYAIALEPSYFDKVQDYPMGCEDNKFIISLQNCGVTRGEDGLLYPVTEDLRNGNGRAIKSKLWSPVRVDRIDEPINAVFWLMKDQSLPPVLRLKGPDLAAVMGATLATKRTTAERLAPGIDPNALVIECYANPFRTYPLALDYERFRTLFRDGVDCYILNTGDFMGKKVTPADTLGILEAIIEEKARFVPFGPFSDMETLELERFPVDFSDEKYRREFFARFRDRLAFV